GTTCCCCCACTATCGTGGCAAAGACAAAGGATATTGTATCTGCAGCATACAAAGAGAAGCTCTTTCTTCAGGGGCCCTGAAGCCAGTGCTTCACCACCATCTCTCACTTGCCTGGTGACGCCTGTGACCACTGGAGAAAGAGGGCTGGACCGGCGTTAGTAGGGGTTGAGCTGTGAGGTGTTGGCACAAGCAGAGGAGCTTTCACGTACGGATGAAATCAGCACAGAGAGGCTTATTTTACAGTAGCAATTCCTTGTAGGCAGCACTGTACATCACTGGTTGGCTCTGGGATCTTTCTTGTTGTGGAGTACAAGCTCAGAAGCGGCAAATGTTTCCGGTCAGGCAGCCTTGGCTTTGCAAAGCCTTAGGTGCTTTCCTCTATCCCATTTCTGCCAATGCATTTATTAACACTGTGGATATTTGCTACCTGCTTCAACAGCACAGCTTACACTGGAAGAAGTGCATGAGATTGTCTTGAAGTCAGTGGTGACTGCTTTTGTTTGGACGCTTTACCGGGAATCGCTGCTTGAACTCTTGTTTATCCCTGctgtctaatttttttttttgttgctttcttGCCTGTTGGTGGGGTTTGGTGTATGCTCATGGATTTGCAGACAGAGCGAGGCCTTTTTCATAGTTCCCCCACAGGGTGAAAGAGTTCCCCACCGTGGCGTAGATGTGTTGTGTGATTATATGTGCGGTGTGTGCAGCCTGTGTGCTGATATATTATGCCCCCTCAGGTTGTTATGATTGCTGTATCCGGTGCATTGGGGCAGTGCCCTACCCATCCTTGGTGGCCACCTTGCTGTGCTATGCTGGCATGGCATTATTTTGTGGCTGTGGGCACGAAGCGTTGACCCAGACCGAAGTCCTGGTCGAGAATTACTTCGCTCGCAGCGGTCAGGACTATGAGGTCATGGCCTCCTTGTGAGTGATGCCACGTTGAATTCTCTCAAATTATGATTTTTGACATCTGAAGAATTgcttcattttactgtttgaCTGATTTTTCCCTGTGACTCTCCCAGTATCAAATATTTCCAGTATGTGATCTACGGCCTGGcatcatttttcttcctctacGGTATCCTGTTGCTGGCTGAGGGTTTCTACACCACGAGCGCTGTCAAGCAGACCTTCGGTGAATTCAGGAGCACCCAGTGTGGCCGCTGCCTCAGCCTGACGGTAAGAACGGGTgcggggggtggggagggtggggCGGGATTGGGAGGAGATAGAGAGGGACGGGAAGTGTGACGTCAGGCCATTGTTAAAATTCTGAattcttgtttgttttagctCCTAACCTCAATGAAgtgctctttgtttctgtgatttctacACAGAATCATGAGTTATGGTTGATAGCTGATTTAATGACAGCACATTTATCACACTGAGACCTGAGCTCCTACGCCACATTTCACTGACCTTATGTACTGCACTTTTTATCTCAACAGTTTATCATTGTGACATACATCTTGGCCTTCATCTGGCTGGCAGTGTTTGCCTTCAGTGCTATCCCAGTCTTCTTCTTGTTTAACATGGAGCAGACCTGCCACAACATCAACATCCTGGCTGAAACAACCCCCAGCATAAATCAGCATGGCTGGATTTGCATGGACGCCAGGCAGT
This genomic stretch from Toxotes jaculatrix isolate fToxJac2 chromosome 12, fToxJac2.pri, whole genome shotgun sequence harbors:
- the plp1b gene encoding proteolipid protein 1b isoform X1; this encodes MFPVRQPWLCKALGCYDCCIRCIGAVPYPSLVATLLCYAGMALFCGCGHEALTQTEVLVENYFARSGQDYEVMASFIKYFQYVIYGLASFFFLYGILLLAEGFYTTSAVKQTFGEFRSTQCGRCLSLTFIIVTYILAFIWLAVFAFSAIPVFFLFNMEQTCHNINILAETTPSINQHGWICMDARQYGLLPWNAMPGKACGMSLASICKTSEFYVTYDLYIAAFAGAGVTLLALFLYLAATTYNYAVLRFLGRKGIR
- the plp1b gene encoding proteolipid protein 1b isoform X2, which translates into the protein MGCYDCCIRCIGAVPYPSLVATLLCYAGMALFCGCGHEALTQTEVLVENYFARSGQDYEVMASFIKYFQYVIYGLASFFFLYGILLLAEGFYTTSAVKQTFGEFRSTQCGRCLSLTFIIVTYILAFIWLAVFAFSAIPVFFLFNMEQTCHNINILAETTPSINQHGWICMDARQYGLLPWNAMPGKACGMSLASICKTSEFYVTYDLYIAAFAGAGVTLLALFLYLAATTYNYAVLRFLGRKGIR